The following DNA comes from Janthinobacterium sp. TB1-E2.
TATACAACACCACCTGGCACGGACGTTTGAGCGCCGTCAAGGCTTCGATCACGGCTTTCAATTCCATGCGGTTATTCGTCGTATTCAGTTCCCCGCCATAAATTTCTTTCTTGGCGCCATCGGCCACCATCAGCGCACCCCAACCGCCTGTGCCGGGGTTGCCCTTGCATGCGCCATCGGCGTAAATCTCAACCTTATCCATCTTGCTGTTCCCGCCTTTTATTCGTGACCGGTGCGCCTGCGGGCGCCGTCGCCGGTTTCTTGGTCCACGCCGGACCGATCAAACGCATCCCTTTGACGCGCTTGATCGCCTGCACTATATACACTGCGCCCAGATATGGCCACCAGCGCGCACCCGCCTTGTCCATGAAAGCGTTACGGCGCAGCCATTTTTCTGTCCTGCAGGCAGGTGCGTAGCAGCCGAAGTAGCTTTGACTGACGCCCATGTTGAGCAATTTTAACCAGTCTTTCATGCGCGGCATAGAGATCAGCTCGCCGGCTTGCGGCAGGTAGTGGCGCCCCGTGACCCGCCCCACCCCCTGGCGCATGCCCCACAGGCTGGCCGGATTGAAGCCGCAGACGATCACTCTCCCTTCCGGGATCAGCACGCGCTCGACTTCGCGCAAGACCTGGTGCGGCTCGGCGGCAAATTCGAGTACGTGCGGCAAGACCACCAGGTCCAGGCTTTGCGAATCGAACGGCAACTCATCGAAGGCCGACACGAGGGTCAGGCGCTTCTCTTGCGGCGGACGCGGAGGCAGGCGCGCATCGAGCAGCCATTTGTTCGGCATGCGGTTGGCGGCCAGCGCGTCGAGCTGGGGCAAGCCGATCTGCACGGCATTAAAACCGAAGATATCGACGGTCAGGCTGTCGAGGCATTGCTGCTCCCAGGCGCGCACGTACAGACCGGCCGGCGTCTGCAGCCAGCCGTCAAGCGCTATAATGGATTTTTCGGATGCCACACTGTCCATTCAGTTTTCTCTTTTGCTCATGACACACTCCCCTGAACACGCTCTATCGGTACTTGCCGTGCCCGCCTTTGCCGACAATTACCTGTGGCTGATCCACGACGGCCGCCACGCCGCCGTGGTCGATCCCGGCGATGCGACGGCCATCCTCGATGCGCTGCAAGCCCATCAGTTGACCTTGTCCGCCATTTTACTCACGCATCACCACGCCGACCACACGGGTGGCGTGCCTGAATTGTTGCAGCATTTCGCCGTCCCCGTCTTCGGCCCGCGCAATGAGGCTATCACAGCCATCACGGAACCGCTTGCCGAAGGCGATGTCGCCCATGTGCCCGAGCTGGGTTTGCAGATGAACGTCATCGACGTGCCCGGCCATACGAAGGGGCATATCGCCTACGTGCGCCAGCGTGACGAGCGCAGCGGCGCACCGTGGCTGTTTTCCGGCGACACCCTGTTTGCGGGCGGCTGCGGCCGCCTGTTCGAAGGCACGCCGGGCCAGATGGCCGATTCGCTGGGCAAGCTGGCCGCCCTGCCCGACGATACCGAGGTATTTTGCGCGCATGAGTACACCTTGTCCAATTTGCGCTTTGCCAACGCCGTCGAGCCGGGCAATGTGGCCCTGCAGGAACGCATCGCCATCGACACGGAAAAGCGCCAACAAGGTTTAGCCACCGTGCCGTCGACCATTGCCCTGGAAAAGGCCACGAATCCCTTCCTGCGCTACCGCGAACCGGCGATTTTGACCAGCCTGAAGGTGGAAGGCAAGCTGGCCACCGATGCTTCGCCCGTGGAAGCGTTTGCCGCGCTACGGATGTGGAAGAACAGCTTTTAAGCTTCTGCTTCCAAAAAGAAAAATCCCGGCGGCGCCATCAGGCACCGCCGGGATTTTTATTGATCTATTTGATCAGGATCAGATTTCCTCGTACAGCGGCAAGGTCAGAAATTCGGCGAACGATTCCGACGTCGACATTTCCTCGAAAATCTGGCCGGCACGCACATAGGTCAGGCCGTTGCCGCCTGGCGCATCGCGCTGCACCTTGGCCAGCTCTTCCGGAATCATGGCGCGCACCATCTCGGCCGTCACCTTGCGGCCATCTTCCAGCACACCCTTGCTGGAGCGTATCCACTGCCACACTTGCGAGCGGCTGATCTCGGCCGTGGCCGCATCTTCCATCAGGTTGTGGATAGGCACACAACCATTGCCAGCCAGCCAGCTGCCCAGGTAGTGGATGCCGACGTTGATGTTGTAGCGCAAGCCCGCTTCCGTGATCGGCGCTTCCGGCTGGAAATTCAGCAGGTCCGACGCTTTCACGTCGATGTCGGGACGCTGTTTCTCGATCTGGTTCGGCTTGTCGCCGAGCACTTTGGTGAACTCGCCCATGGCCAGTTCCACCAGGCCCGGATGGGCCACCCAGCCGCCGTCGTAGCCGTCGGTGGCATCGCGCGCCTTGTCGTTGCGCACGCCGCCCATGGCGATATCGTTCTTTTCCGGATCGTTCTTGATAGGGATCAAGGCTGCCATGCCACCGATAGCTGGCGCGCCACGCTTGTGGCAAGTTTTCAGCAACAGCAAGGCATAGGCGCGCATGAACGGTGCCGTCATGGTCACTTTCGCGCGGTCGGCCAGGCAGAAATCCTTGTCCAGCTTGAATTTCTTGATGCACGAGAAGATGTAATCCCAGCGGCCCGCGTTCAGGCCCGAGCTGTGCTCTTTCAGCTCGTATAGGATTTCATCCATTTCAAACGCGGCCAAAATGGTTTCGATCAGCACGGTCGCCTTGATCGTGCCTTGCGGCAAGCCCAATTCATTTTGCGTCATGACGAAAATATCGTTCCACAGGCGCGCTTCCAGGTGCGATTCCATCTTCGGCAGGTAGAAATACGGGCCGGCGCCGCGCGCCAGTTGTTCCTTAGCGTTATGGAACATGAACAGGGCGAAATCGAAAATGCCGCCGGAAATACGCTTGCCGTCGACCAGCACGTGCTTTTCATCGAGGTGCCATCCGCGCGGACGCACGACGAGTGTCGCGATCTTGTCGTTCAGCTTGTACGACTTGCCATTTTGCTCGAGCGAAATCGTCTTGCGCACGGCATCGAACATATTGATCTGGCCCGTGATCTGGTTGTCCCAGTTCGGCGTGTTCGAATCCTCGAAGTCCGTCATATAGCTGTCCGCGCCCGAATTGAAGGCGTTGATGACCATCTTGCGCTCGACGGGGCCCGTGATTTCCACACGGCGGCATTCGAGCGCCTTCGGGATCGGCGCGATCTTCCAGTCGCCTTCGCGGATGTGCGCGGTTTCTGGCAAGAAATCAGGACGCTCGCCCGCGTCGAGGCGCTTGGCCCGCTCCACGCGCACGGCCAGCAATTGCTGGCGGCGCGGCTCGAATTCACGCGTCAGCTTGGCCACCAGCGCCAGCGCGGCCGGCGTCAAGATCTGTTCGTAACCGGGCTGGATATCACCCGTGATTTGCATGCCTTCTGGAAGTGCGATCGTGTTCTGCGTCATGAAGTTCTCCGGTTTTTAGTCAATATAAGCAAAGGTAATCTGGTGATCCAAGTATAAGCTGAACGACTGCGCGGACAAGCTGGACAGAGGCGCAAAAACACTCTGCCGGGCGGCGCGTTTGTTCTATAGTATTGCACTATAAGGCATGGAAACGAGATTAAAAATCACTTCATCTATGCGTTTTTATCACAAGTGATGGCATCGCGGGAGCACGGCATGGGGCAGTTCAGACAGATATCAACGTTCGTGGAAGTGGTGGCCAAGGGCAGCCTGTCGGCCGCCGCGCGCGCGGAAGGCATCGCGCCAGCCATGATAGGCCGGCGCCTCGATGCGCTGGAGCAGCGCCTGGGCGTCAAATTGCTGCAGCGCACGACGCGCAAGCTGGCATTGACGAATGAAGGCGCCGCCTTCCTCGAAGATTGCCAGCGCATCCTCGGTGAACTGGAAGAGGCGGAAGCGGCCGTGGCCGAACGCAGCGTGAAGGCCAGCGGCCATCTGCTCATTTCCGCGCCGGCCGGCTTCGGACGCCAGCACGTGGCACCACTGATTCCCTCGTTTGTCGCCGAGCACCGCGACGTGACGGTGTCGCTGAACCTGAACGACCGCCTCGTCGACCTGATCGGCGAAGGCATCGACGTGGCCATCCGCATCGCCAGCCTGTCCGATTCTTCATTGGTAAGCACCAAGCTGGCGGACAACCAGCGCGTGCTCGTCGGCTCGCCCGCCTATTTGAAACGGGCGGGCACGCCCCGTATCCCGGCCGACCTGGCGAAACACAATTGCCTGGCGATCAGCAGCGAAGGCAGCCAGCGGGGCTGGACCTTCCGCGAAAATGGCAAGAACATCATTTTAAAGGTGGCGGGCAATATGGTCTGCAACGATGGCGAAGTGCTGCACGACTGGGCCCTAGCCGGCAAGGGCCTGGCGTGGCGCTCGATGTGGGAAGTGGGCGCCGAGATCGCCTCGGGCCAGCTGGTGACGGTGCTGGACCAGTTCGCCGCCCCGGGCAATGACATTTACGCCGTGTTCGCCCAGCGCCGCCACTTGCCGCTGCGCATACGGGCGTTCGTGGATTTTTTAAGGCACAGTTATTCGCAACCCGACTACTGGCGCGAACGGGCTATTTGAAGACGCGGGACCAAACCTGCTGCGCGTCGGCATAGGCGGCCTGTGATGCTCACCGTACTAGAGTACGGTTGCGCTTCTCGGCCACCTCTTCCTTCCACTCGCGACGGTTTTGTCCGGCGTCGTGACGCATGAGGAAACAACAACTCCCGGATCAGCATTGGCAAGCGTAGGTCGGCTTAGCGCAGCGTAAGCCGACACCAGCCCACACATCTTGCCAACGCCACTCTTGTCGGCTTACGCGCAAGCGCTAAGCCGACCTACCAGTGATGGCAAGCACGCTGAAAAGAGCCGCGTAGCCCATAAAACACTCGCAAAACCGCAACTTCACGGAAATTTAGGCGAAAAAAAATCCTCGGAGACCGAGGATTTCTTTATTTCGTTTGATCCAGCGTATTAGATTGGCTGAATGTTCGAAGCTTGCTTGCCTTTAGGGCCAGCGGTCACTTCAAAAGAAACGCGTTGGTTCTCTTGCAGGGACTTGAAGCCGTTCGACTGGATAGCCGAGAAGTGAGCGAACAGATCTTCGCCGCCTTCGTCAGGGGTAATAAAGCCGAAACCCTTCGAATCATTGAACCATTTTACGATGCCAGTTGCCATTACAATTTCCTATTTCAGTTAAGTTGGGCTTGCGCCCGTTATATCGTTTGAAGCAAGAAAGAAATGACAGACAAACTGCACTACTACCTCGAATCCAACGATGCCCAATTATACCAACAAAACTGAGAAAAACCATTCTTTCGCAAAATAAACTTACGAACACTACTTTAATAGCCAAATCCCCGTCTTGCGGCGCCCTGTACCAGCGGCATGGAGACACTATATCCTAATCTTCGACGCGGGTGCTTTGCGTTGTATCAAATGAATCATTGCAACCACATCTCTATAGTGCTGTCGCTCACGCAATGAAATCGGTGGCCGCCGCATCGCGTCCCGCCCAGCCCAGCAGCGCCGTCACTTGCGCCCGCACGCCGGGCCATTCCGCCACTGCTTGCGCAGGGGCATTGAGCATGGCGCGCACCAGCTGTTCGATGCGCCGGCATTCCTGGCCCAGCGCGGCAAAGCCGAAGGTGGCGGCCGAGCCGGCCACCGCATGCAGCGCGCGGTGCAGCTCCGTCAACGGTTCCAAACGGGGGCCTTCGCTGTCGCAGCGGCTGCTTGCCTGCGTGATCGCCTGCAACAGGGCCGGCACGCCAGCCGCATATTTTTCATTCAGGGCACGCAAACGCGCGCGAAAGTCCGGGTCGATCAAGGTTGCCATCGCAATACTCGCCTGACGCTGCTTACTTGGTGCCGAAGATGCGGTCGCCGGCGTCGCCCAGGCCCGGCACGATATAGGCGTGGTCATCCAGGTGCGAATCGAGCGCGGCGCAGAACATCTTGACGTTCGGATGCGCGTTTTGGAACACGGTCACGCCTTCCGGTGCGGCCACCAGGGCCAGGAAGATGATCTGCTCGTCCGTCACGCCGCGTTTTTTCAGCACGTCGACGGCGTACACGGCCGAATTGCCGGTCGCTACCATCGGGTCGCACAGGATGAAGGTGCGCTCATTCAGGTCCGGCAGGCGCACCAGGTATTCCACGGGCATGTGCGTGGCCGGGTCGCGGTACACGCCGATGTGGCCGACGCGTGCCGATGGCACCAGGTTCAGCAAGCCATCGCTCATGCCGATGCCGGCGCGCAGGATGGGCACGATGGCCAGTTTCTTGCCGGCGATAACAGGCGCGTCGATGGTGACGAGCGGGGTCTTGATTTCGCGCGTAGTCAGCGGCAGGTCGCGCGTGATTTCATAGCCCATCAGCAGAGTGATTTCCTTGAGCAATTCGCGGAAGGTGCGCGTCGACGTGTCGTGCTCGCGCATGTGGCTCAGTTTGTGCTGGATCAAAGGGTGATCGGTAATGAACAAATTCGGAAAGCGTGGGTCTTGTTTCATATTGTTTTTCTTTCTCTACTGTCTGGCGCGGCGGCAAGCATGGCCGCAAGCGCGCTGTGTATCGATAAAATGATGGATTGCGGCATTATCCCAGCCCGCAGCCCGCCTGTGGCCGGAATTTTCGAAATAATCGGTTTTATTGAAATCAATACTCGCGCAGCGCGCGCGCCAGGATGGCCGTGCAATCGGTACCAACCGGCAAGCGGCCATACGCGCCGCCCGGCGCCTGCACCAGCCGCGATTGCAGGAATGCTTGCGCAACAAACGGCGGCGCATGGCGCAGCAGCAAGGCCGCCTGCACGGCCAGCACGATGCGTTCGGACAATTGCCTGGCGCTAAACTCATCCGTTTGCGGCCCGTCCAGGTCGTCCAGCAGCCGCGCGCGGTAGGCAACAAAGGCGGCGTCATCATCGCCGGCCAGCGCCAGCTCGGCCGCCAGGGCGTCGCGCGCGGCCGGCGACTTGCCGAAGGCGCGCAAGACGTCGAGGCACATCACATTGCCCGAGCCTTCCCAGATCGAGTTGACGGGCAGTTCGCGGTACAGGCGCGCCAGCGGCGCCTCTTCCACATAACCGGTGCCGCCCAGCACCTCCATGGCCTCGAAGCCGAAGCCGGGACCGCGCTTGCAGATCCAGTATTTGCCGGCCGGCGTGAGCACGCGCGCCAGCATCGCTTGCCGCGGGTCGTCCTTTTCATCGAAACAGCGGGCCAGGCGCAGCGCAAAGGCCGTGGCCGCTTCCGATTCGAGCGCCAGGTCGGCCAGCACGTTTTGCATCAGCGGCTGCTCGGCCAGCGGCTTGCCGAACACGGCCCGCTGGCGCGCATGGTGCAGCGCCTGCGTCAAGGCGGCGCGCATGATGCCGGCACTGCCCAGCACGCAATCGAGACGCGTATGGCTGGCCATTTCCAGAATCGTGGGTATGCCCCGCCCCGGCTGGCCCACGAGCCAGCCGTAGGCATTCGTAAATTCCACTTCCGAAGACGCATTCGAGCGGTTGCCCAATTTATCTTTCAGACGCTGCACGCGGATGGCATTGCGGCTGCCGTCGGGCAGGTAGCGGGGCAGGAAGAAGCACGACAATCCGCCCTCATCCGCCTGCGCCAGGATCAGATGGGCGTCGCACTGGGGCGCCGAAAAAAACCATTTGTGGCCGACGATGCGCCAGACGCCATCAGCCTCGCCGCCGAACAGGGCTTGCGCCTCGGCCGCCTGCACGGGCACGGCGCGCGTGGTATTGCTGCGCACGTCCGAGCCGCCCTGCTTTTCCGTCATGCCCATGCCGACCAGGGCGCCCCGCTTCCGCTCCACGGGCAGGGAGCGGGGATCGTAGTCGCGCGAGAGGATTTTCGGCAGCCAGCGCTGCGCGATCTGCGGCAGATCCAGCGCCTGGCGCAAGGCCGGCACCGAGGCATACGTCATCGTCACGGGACACTGCGTGCCATTTTCCACCTGCCCCACTAATAGATAGGCGGCCGCGCGCGCCACCTGGGCACCGGAACCGGGCGCGGCCCACGGCGAAGCGTGCGCCCCCGCGCCCACGAGGATGGCCATCAGTTCATGCCAGGCCGGATGGAACAGCACTTCGTCGATGCGGCGCCCGGCCCGGTCGAACTGCTGCAACTCGGGCGCATGGATATTGGCCAGGCGCGCCAGCGCATAGGTCTCGGCGCGGCCCAGCTTCTCGCCCAGCGCGTCGAGCTCCTGCAGCGCCGCGCCGCCGCCCTCGCGCAGCAGCGCTTCGATCAGCGCCGGGTCGCAGGCAAACAGATTGACGTTTTCGAACGGCGTAGCCTGGTTGAAAACTTCATGCGTGTCAAAAGCATTCATGGGGGTCTCCCGCGATTTGTTATCATGGCGCCCTTGCCGTCGCTGGCGCACCGTCAACACCGCCTGCCAGCCAGACTAGCGTAAAGCGCATGGCGGGGCAAGCGCGCCAGTGGAAGCAAGCGCAGATAAATGTTTC
Coding sequences within:
- a CDS encoding class I SAM-dependent methyltransferase; amino-acid sequence: MDSVASEKSIIALDGWLQTPAGLYVRAWEQQCLDSLTVDIFGFNAVQIGLPQLDALAANRMPNKWLLDARLPPRPPQEKRLTLVSAFDELPFDSQSLDLVVLPHVLEFAAEPHQVLREVERVLIPEGRVIVCGFNPASLWGMRQGVGRVTGRHYLPQAGELISMPRMKDWLKLLNMGVSQSYFGCYAPACRTEKWLRRNAFMDKAGARWWPYLGAVYIVQAIKRVKGMRLIGPAWTKKPATAPAGAPVTNKRREQQDG
- the gloB gene encoding hydroxyacylglutathione hydrolase: MTHSPEHALSVLAVPAFADNYLWLIHDGRHAAVVDPGDATAILDALQAHQLTLSAILLTHHHADHTGGVPELLQHFAVPVFGPRNEAITAITEPLAEGDVAHVPELGLQMNVIDVPGHTKGHIAYVRQRDERSGAPWLFSGDTLFAGGCGRLFEGTPGQMADSLGKLAALPDDTEVFCAHEYTLSNLRFANAVEPGNVALQERIAIDTEKRQQGLATVPSTIALEKATNPFLRYREPAILTSLKVEGKLATDASPVEAFAALRMWKNSF
- the aceB gene encoding malate synthase A, encoding MTQNTIALPEGMQITGDIQPGYEQILTPAALALVAKLTREFEPRRQQLLAVRVERAKRLDAGERPDFLPETAHIREGDWKIAPIPKALECRRVEITGPVERKMVINAFNSGADSYMTDFEDSNTPNWDNQITGQINMFDAVRKTISLEQNGKSYKLNDKIATLVVRPRGWHLDEKHVLVDGKRISGGIFDFALFMFHNAKEQLARGAGPYFYLPKMESHLEARLWNDIFVMTQNELGLPQGTIKATVLIETILAAFEMDEILYELKEHSSGLNAGRWDYIFSCIKKFKLDKDFCLADRAKVTMTAPFMRAYALLLLKTCHKRGAPAIGGMAALIPIKNDPEKNDIAMGGVRNDKARDATDGYDGGWVAHPGLVELAMGEFTKVLGDKPNQIEKQRPDIDVKASDLLNFQPEAPITEAGLRYNINVGIHYLGSWLAGNGCVPIHNLMEDAATAEISRSQVWQWIRSSKGVLEDGRKVTAEMVRAMIPEELAKVQRDAPGGNGLTYVRAGQIFEEMSTSESFAEFLTLPLYEEI
- a CDS encoding LysR family transcriptional regulator; translated protein: MGQFRQISTFVEVVAKGSLSAAARAEGIAPAMIGRRLDALEQRLGVKLLQRTTRKLALTNEGAAFLEDCQRILGELEEAEAAVAERSVKASGHLLISAPAGFGRQHVAPLIPSFVAEHRDVTVSLNLNDRLVDLIGEGIDVAIRIASLSDSSLVSTKLADNQRVLVGSPAYLKRAGTPRIPADLAKHNCLAISSEGSQRGWTFRENGKNIILKVAGNMVCNDGEVLHDWALAGKGLAWRSMWEVGAEIASGQLVTVLDQFAAPGNDIYAVFAQRRHLPLRIRAFVDFLRHSYSQPDYWRERAI
- a CDS encoding cold-shock protein, with translation MATGIVKWFNDSKGFGFITPDEGGEDLFAHFSAIQSNGFKSLQENQRVSFEVTAGPKGKQASNIQPI
- a CDS encoding Hpt domain-containing protein, which translates into the protein MATLIDPDFRARLRALNEKYAAGVPALLQAITQASSRCDSEGPRLEPLTELHRALHAVAGSAATFGFAALGQECRRIEQLVRAMLNAPAQAVAEWPGVRAQVTALLGWAGRDAAATDFIA
- the upp gene encoding uracil phosphoribosyltransferase — its product is MKQDPRFPNLFITDHPLIQHKLSHMREHDTSTRTFRELLKEITLLMGYEITRDLPLTTREIKTPLVTIDAPVIAGKKLAIVPILRAGIGMSDGLLNLVPSARVGHIGVYRDPATHMPVEYLVRLPDLNERTFILCDPMVATGNSAVYAVDVLKKRGVTDEQIIFLALVAAPEGVTVFQNAHPNVKMFCAALDSHLDDHAYIVPGLGDAGDRIFGTK
- a CDS encoding isovaleryl-CoA dehydrogenase, with the translated sequence MNAFDTHEVFNQATPFENVNLFACDPALIEALLREGGGAALQELDALGEKLGRAETYALARLANIHAPELQQFDRAGRRIDEVLFHPAWHELMAILVGAGAHASPWAAPGSGAQVARAAAYLLVGQVENGTQCPVTMTYASVPALRQALDLPQIAQRWLPKILSRDYDPRSLPVERKRGALVGMGMTEKQGGSDVRSNTTRAVPVQAAEAQALFGGEADGVWRIVGHKWFFSAPQCDAHLILAQADEGGLSCFFLPRYLPDGSRNAIRVQRLKDKLGNRSNASSEVEFTNAYGWLVGQPGRGIPTILEMASHTRLDCVLGSAGIMRAALTQALHHARQRAVFGKPLAEQPLMQNVLADLALESEAATAFALRLARCFDEKDDPRQAMLARVLTPAGKYWICKRGPGFGFEAMEVLGGTGYVEEAPLARLYRELPVNSIWEGSGNVMCLDVLRAFGKSPAARDALAAELALAGDDDAAFVAYRARLLDDLDGPQTDEFSARQLSERIVLAVQAALLLRHAPPFVAQAFLQSRLVQAPGGAYGRLPVGTDCTAILARALREY